From Coffea arabica cultivar ET-39 chromosome 2e, Coffea Arabica ET-39 HiFi, whole genome shotgun sequence, the proteins below share one genomic window:
- the LOC113733299 gene encoding cyclic nucleotide-gated ion channel 1 isoform X3 — protein MELKQDRYVRFEDWSSERTSFNSKQQFSSTRGLLSIRKPSLGSMISSIRRGFERGSERMKSLKRSLNASRTSDQPAEDPGSREKVFDPQGAFLQQWNKIFVVASIIAVSLDPLFFYIPVIDNNRKCLDMDNNLKIIACVLRSITDLFYTFHIILQFRTGFISPTSRVFGRGEMIQDLSAIAKRYLYSYFFVDILAVLPLPQVLGAFWYLFTIERKDKCWRVACHKQNSCDLYALYCGEKHKGNYSFLNTSCPLLEPEQIKSPNDFNFGIFLEALQSKVVEKRNFWEKLFYCFWWGLRNLSSLGQNLKTSNFTWENLFAIFISVIGLILFSLLIGNMQKYLQSITVRVEEMRVKRRDVDQWMSHRMLPENLRQRIRRYEQYKWQETRGVEEDSLIQNLPKDLRRDINRHHCWALLTRVPMFEKMDDRLLDALCDRLKPVLYTENSCIYREGDPVDEMLFLMRGSLLTTTTNGGRTGFFNSVYLKAGDFCGEELLTWALDPNSNSSLPTSTRTVLAVKDVEAFALKADDLRFVASQFRRLHSKQLQHTFRFYSQQWRTWAACFIQAAWRRHCRKRHEKSLRDEEDRLQGALANGGNSPSLAATIYASKFAANALRALRRNHPRTAKVSPVLPSLLLQKPAEPDFNAEDRL, from the exons ATGGAGCTCAAGCAAGATAGATATGTCAG GTTTGAGGACTGGAGTTCAGAGAGGACATCTTTCAATTCCAAGCAGCAATTTTCTTCAACTCGTGGACTACTTTCTATAAGGAAACCCAGTCTTGGTTCAATGATTAGCAGTATTAGAAGAGGATTTGAGAGGGGTTCTGAAAGGATGAAAAGCTTAAAGAGGTCTCTGAATGCCTCGCGGACAAGCGATCAACCAGCAGAAGATCCAGGCTCTAGGGAAAAAGTTTTTGATCCTCAGGGTGCATTTCTTCAGCAATGGAACAAAATCTTTGTAGTTGCATCTATTATTGCAGTGTCACTGGATCCCTTGTTCTTTTACATCCCTGTTATTGATAACAACAGGAAGTGCCTTGACATGGACAATAACTTGAAGATAATAGCTTGCGTTCTCCGCTCAATTACTGACTTATTCTATACATTTCATATAATCTTGCAATTCCGGACTGGGTTTATTTCTCCGACTTCTCGAGTATTTGGAAGGGGAGAAATGATTCAGGATTTGTCTGCAATAGCCAAGCGATACCTGTACTCCTACTTTTTTGTTGACATTTTAGCAGTTCTTCCCCTGCCACAG GTACTTGGAGCATTTTGGTACCTGTTCACAATAGAGCGTAAAGACAAATGCTGGCGTGTTGCCTGTCATAAACAAAATTCTTGTGATCTTTATGCTTTGTACTGTGGAGAAAAACATAaaggaaattattcatttctgAATACTTCTTGCCCTCTCCTAGAACCAGAGCAGATAAAAAGCCCAAACGACTTTAATTTTGGCATATTCCTTGAGGCTCTCCAGTCTAAGGTAGTTGAAAAGCGAAACTTTTGGGAGAAGCTCTTTTACTGCTTCTGGTGGGGCCTGCGAAATTTAAG CTCCCTTGGACAAAACCTCAAGACAAGCAACTTTACTTGGGAGAATCTGTTTGCCATCTTCATCTCAGTCATCGGcttgattttattttcattgcttaTTGGCAACATGCAG AAATATCTGCAGTCCATCACTGTTAGAGTAGAGGAAATGCGAGTGAAAAGGCGAGATGTAGACCAGTGGATGTCACACCGTATGCTCCCTGAAAATCTTAGGCAGCGGATTAGAAGATATGAACAGTACAAGTGGCAGGAAACCAGAGGTGTTGAGGAAGATTCCCTGATTCAGAATCTCCCGAAGGACTTGAGGAGGGATATAAATCGTCATCACTGCTGGGCTTTACTGACCAGA GTGCCAATGTTTGAGAAAATGGATGATCGCTTATTGGATGCATTATGTGATCGTCTCAAACCTGTTCTTTACACTGAGAATAGCTGCATATATCGTGAAGGTGACCCAGTAGATGAAATGCTTTTCCTCATGCGGGGCAGTCTATTGACTACAACCACCAACGGTGGGAGAACTGGCTTCTTCAACTCTGTTTATCTCAAGGCtggtgatttttgtggagaGGAGCTTCTTACTTGGGCTTTGGACCCCAATTCCAACTCCAGTCTTCCAACTTCAACCAGAACAGTCCTTGCAGTGAAAGACGTAGAAGCTTTTGCTTTGAAGGCTGATGATCTGAGGTTTGTAGCCTCCCAGTTCAGGCGTCTCCACAGCAAGCAGCTCCAGCACACCTTCAG GTTCTACTCCCAGCAATGGAGAACATGGGCAGCTTGCTTTATACAAGCTGCTTGGCGCCGTCATTGCAGGAAGAGGCACGAGAAGTCCTTGCGAGATGAAGAGGATAGACTGCAGGGTGCATTGGCTAATGGAGGAAATTCACCCAGCCTAGCAGCCACTATTTATGCGTCGAAGTTTGCTGCCAATGCACTACGTGCATTGCGCCGCAACCATCCACGTACTGCTAAAGTATCTCCCGTATTACCTTCTCTACTGCTTCAGAAGCCTGCCGAGCCTGATTTTAATGCGGAGGATCGGCTATAG
- the LOC113733299 gene encoding cyclic nucleotide-gated ion channel 1 isoform X2 produces MELKQDRYVRFEDWSSERTSFNSKQQFSSTRGLLSIRKPSLGSMISSIRRGFERGSERMKSLKRSLNASRTSDQPAEDPGSREKVFDPQGAFLQQWNKIFVVASIIAVSLDPLFFYIPVIDNNRKCLDMDNNLKIIACVLRSITDLFYTFHIILQFRTGFISPTSRVFGRGEMIQDLSAIAKRYLYSYFFVDILAVLPLPQVIILIISPKVNAPASLVTKDLLKIAIFAQYVPRLIRIYPLYKEVTRNSGIFTETPWAGAAFNLFLYMLVLGAFWYLFTIERKDKCWRVACHKQNSCDLYALYCGEKHKGNYSFLNTSCPLLEPEQIKSPNDFNFGIFLEALQSKVVEKRNFWEKLFYCFWWGLRNLSSLGQNLKTSNFTWENLFAIFISVIGLILFSLLIGNMQKYLQSITVRVEEMRVKRRDVDQWMSHRMLPENLRQRIRRYEQYKWQETRGVEEDSLIQNLPKDLRRDINRHHCWALLTRVPMFEKMDDRLLDALCDRLKPVLYTENSCIYREGDPVDEMLFLMRGSLLTTTTNGGRTGFFNSVYLKAGDFCGEELLTWALDPNSNSSLPTSTRTVLAVKDVEAFALKADDLRFVASQFRRLHSKQLQHTFRFYSQQWRTWAACFIQAAWRRHCRKRHEKSLRDEEDRLQGALANGGNSPSLAATIYASKFAANALRALRRNHPRTAKVSPVLPSLLLQKPAEPDFNAEDRL; encoded by the exons ATGGAGCTCAAGCAAGATAGATATGTCAG GTTTGAGGACTGGAGTTCAGAGAGGACATCTTTCAATTCCAAGCAGCAATTTTCTTCAACTCGTGGACTACTTTCTATAAGGAAACCCAGTCTTGGTTCAATGATTAGCAGTATTAGAAGAGGATTTGAGAGGGGTTCTGAAAGGATGAAAAGCTTAAAGAGGTCTCTGAATGCCTCGCGGACAAGCGATCAACCAGCAGAAGATCCAGGCTCTAGGGAAAAAGTTTTTGATCCTCAGGGTGCATTTCTTCAGCAATGGAACAAAATCTTTGTAGTTGCATCTATTATTGCAGTGTCACTGGATCCCTTGTTCTTTTACATCCCTGTTATTGATAACAACAGGAAGTGCCTTGACATGGACAATAACTTGAAGATAATAGCTTGCGTTCTCCGCTCAATTACTGACTTATTCTATACATTTCATATAATCTTGCAATTCCGGACTGGGTTTATTTCTCCGACTTCTCGAGTATTTGGAAGGGGAGAAATGATTCAGGATTTGTCTGCAATAGCCAAGCGATACCTGTACTCCTACTTTTTTGTTGACATTTTAGCAGTTCTTCCCCTGCCACAG GTGATAATTTTAATAATTTCCCCAAAAGTTAATGCCCCAGCTTCATTGGTTACGAAAGACCTATTGAAGATTGCCATCTTCGCGCAGTATGTTCCAAGACTTATTAGGATATATCCGTTATACAAGGAAGTAACAAGAAATTCTGGGATATTTACTGAAACTCCATGGGCTGGTGCTGCTTTCAATCTGTTCCTTTATATGCTG GTACTTGGAGCATTTTGGTACCTGTTCACAATAGAGCGTAAAGACAAATGCTGGCGTGTTGCCTGTCATAAACAAAATTCTTGTGATCTTTATGCTTTGTACTGTGGAGAAAAACATAaaggaaattattcatttctgAATACTTCTTGCCCTCTCCTAGAACCAGAGCAGATAAAAAGCCCAAACGACTTTAATTTTGGCATATTCCTTGAGGCTCTCCAGTCTAAGGTAGTTGAAAAGCGAAACTTTTGGGAGAAGCTCTTTTACTGCTTCTGGTGGGGCCTGCGAAATTTAAG CTCCCTTGGACAAAACCTCAAGACAAGCAACTTTACTTGGGAGAATCTGTTTGCCATCTTCATCTCAGTCATCGGcttgattttattttcattgcttaTTGGCAACATGCAG AAATATCTGCAGTCCATCACTGTTAGAGTAGAGGAAATGCGAGTGAAAAGGCGAGATGTAGACCAGTGGATGTCACACCGTATGCTCCCTGAAAATCTTAGGCAGCGGATTAGAAGATATGAACAGTACAAGTGGCAGGAAACCAGAGGTGTTGAGGAAGATTCCCTGATTCAGAATCTCCCGAAGGACTTGAGGAGGGATATAAATCGTCATCACTGCTGGGCTTTACTGACCAGA GTGCCAATGTTTGAGAAAATGGATGATCGCTTATTGGATGCATTATGTGATCGTCTCAAACCTGTTCTTTACACTGAGAATAGCTGCATATATCGTGAAGGTGACCCAGTAGATGAAATGCTTTTCCTCATGCGGGGCAGTCTATTGACTACAACCACCAACGGTGGGAGAACTGGCTTCTTCAACTCTGTTTATCTCAAGGCtggtgatttttgtggagaGGAGCTTCTTACTTGGGCTTTGGACCCCAATTCCAACTCCAGTCTTCCAACTTCAACCAGAACAGTCCTTGCAGTGAAAGACGTAGAAGCTTTTGCTTTGAAGGCTGATGATCTGAGGTTTGTAGCCTCCCAGTTCAGGCGTCTCCACAGCAAGCAGCTCCAGCACACCTTCAG GTTCTACTCCCAGCAATGGAGAACATGGGCAGCTTGCTTTATACAAGCTGCTTGGCGCCGTCATTGCAGGAAGAGGCACGAGAAGTCCTTGCGAGATGAAGAGGATAGACTGCAGGGTGCATTGGCTAATGGAGGAAATTCACCCAGCCTAGCAGCCACTATTTATGCGTCGAAGTTTGCTGCCAATGCACTACGTGCATTGCGCCGCAACCATCCACGTACTGCTAAAGTATCTCCCGTATTACCTTCTCTACTGCTTCAGAAGCCTGCCGAGCCTGATTTTAATGCGGAGGATCGGCTATAG
- the LOC113733299 gene encoding cyclic nucleotide-gated ion channel 1 isoform X1, which produces MELKQDRYVRFEDWSSERTSFNSKQQFSSTRGLLSIRKPSLGSMISSIRRGFERGSERMKSLKRSLNASRTSDQPAEDPGSREKVFDPQGAFLQQWNKIFVVASIIAVSLDPLFFYIPVIDNNRKCLDMDNNLKIIACVLRSITDLFYTFHIILQFRTGFISPTSRVFGRGEMIQDLSAIAKRYLYSYFFVDILAVLPLPQVIILIISPKVNAPASLVTKDLLKIAIFAQYVPRLIRIYPLYKEVTRNSGIFTETPWAGAAFNLFLYMLASNVLGAFWYLFTIERKDKCWRVACHKQNSCDLYALYCGEKHKGNYSFLNTSCPLLEPEQIKSPNDFNFGIFLEALQSKVVEKRNFWEKLFYCFWWGLRNLSSLGQNLKTSNFTWENLFAIFISVIGLILFSLLIGNMQKYLQSITVRVEEMRVKRRDVDQWMSHRMLPENLRQRIRRYEQYKWQETRGVEEDSLIQNLPKDLRRDINRHHCWALLTRVPMFEKMDDRLLDALCDRLKPVLYTENSCIYREGDPVDEMLFLMRGSLLTTTTNGGRTGFFNSVYLKAGDFCGEELLTWALDPNSNSSLPTSTRTVLAVKDVEAFALKADDLRFVASQFRRLHSKQLQHTFRFYSQQWRTWAACFIQAAWRRHCRKRHEKSLRDEEDRLQGALANGGNSPSLAATIYASKFAANALRALRRNHPRTAKVSPVLPSLLLQKPAEPDFNAEDRL; this is translated from the exons ATGGAGCTCAAGCAAGATAGATATGTCAG GTTTGAGGACTGGAGTTCAGAGAGGACATCTTTCAATTCCAAGCAGCAATTTTCTTCAACTCGTGGACTACTTTCTATAAGGAAACCCAGTCTTGGTTCAATGATTAGCAGTATTAGAAGAGGATTTGAGAGGGGTTCTGAAAGGATGAAAAGCTTAAAGAGGTCTCTGAATGCCTCGCGGACAAGCGATCAACCAGCAGAAGATCCAGGCTCTAGGGAAAAAGTTTTTGATCCTCAGGGTGCATTTCTTCAGCAATGGAACAAAATCTTTGTAGTTGCATCTATTATTGCAGTGTCACTGGATCCCTTGTTCTTTTACATCCCTGTTATTGATAACAACAGGAAGTGCCTTGACATGGACAATAACTTGAAGATAATAGCTTGCGTTCTCCGCTCAATTACTGACTTATTCTATACATTTCATATAATCTTGCAATTCCGGACTGGGTTTATTTCTCCGACTTCTCGAGTATTTGGAAGGGGAGAAATGATTCAGGATTTGTCTGCAATAGCCAAGCGATACCTGTACTCCTACTTTTTTGTTGACATTTTAGCAGTTCTTCCCCTGCCACAG GTGATAATTTTAATAATTTCCCCAAAAGTTAATGCCCCAGCTTCATTGGTTACGAAAGACCTATTGAAGATTGCCATCTTCGCGCAGTATGTTCCAAGACTTATTAGGATATATCCGTTATACAAGGAAGTAACAAGAAATTCTGGGATATTTACTGAAACTCCATGGGCTGGTGCTGCTTTCAATCTGTTCCTTTATATGCTGGCAAGTAAT GTACTTGGAGCATTTTGGTACCTGTTCACAATAGAGCGTAAAGACAAATGCTGGCGTGTTGCCTGTCATAAACAAAATTCTTGTGATCTTTATGCTTTGTACTGTGGAGAAAAACATAaaggaaattattcatttctgAATACTTCTTGCCCTCTCCTAGAACCAGAGCAGATAAAAAGCCCAAACGACTTTAATTTTGGCATATTCCTTGAGGCTCTCCAGTCTAAGGTAGTTGAAAAGCGAAACTTTTGGGAGAAGCTCTTTTACTGCTTCTGGTGGGGCCTGCGAAATTTAAG CTCCCTTGGACAAAACCTCAAGACAAGCAACTTTACTTGGGAGAATCTGTTTGCCATCTTCATCTCAGTCATCGGcttgattttattttcattgcttaTTGGCAACATGCAG AAATATCTGCAGTCCATCACTGTTAGAGTAGAGGAAATGCGAGTGAAAAGGCGAGATGTAGACCAGTGGATGTCACACCGTATGCTCCCTGAAAATCTTAGGCAGCGGATTAGAAGATATGAACAGTACAAGTGGCAGGAAACCAGAGGTGTTGAGGAAGATTCCCTGATTCAGAATCTCCCGAAGGACTTGAGGAGGGATATAAATCGTCATCACTGCTGGGCTTTACTGACCAGA GTGCCAATGTTTGAGAAAATGGATGATCGCTTATTGGATGCATTATGTGATCGTCTCAAACCTGTTCTTTACACTGAGAATAGCTGCATATATCGTGAAGGTGACCCAGTAGATGAAATGCTTTTCCTCATGCGGGGCAGTCTATTGACTACAACCACCAACGGTGGGAGAACTGGCTTCTTCAACTCTGTTTATCTCAAGGCtggtgatttttgtggagaGGAGCTTCTTACTTGGGCTTTGGACCCCAATTCCAACTCCAGTCTTCCAACTTCAACCAGAACAGTCCTTGCAGTGAAAGACGTAGAAGCTTTTGCTTTGAAGGCTGATGATCTGAGGTTTGTAGCCTCCCAGTTCAGGCGTCTCCACAGCAAGCAGCTCCAGCACACCTTCAG GTTCTACTCCCAGCAATGGAGAACATGGGCAGCTTGCTTTATACAAGCTGCTTGGCGCCGTCATTGCAGGAAGAGGCACGAGAAGTCCTTGCGAGATGAAGAGGATAGACTGCAGGGTGCATTGGCTAATGGAGGAAATTCACCCAGCCTAGCAGCCACTATTTATGCGTCGAAGTTTGCTGCCAATGCACTACGTGCATTGCGCCGCAACCATCCACGTACTGCTAAAGTATCTCCCGTATTACCTTCTCTACTGCTTCAGAAGCCTGCCGAGCCTGATTTTAATGCGGAGGATCGGCTATAG